In Corylus avellana chromosome ca2, CavTom2PMs-1.0, the following proteins share a genomic window:
- the LOC132171368 gene encoding universal stress protein PHOS34-like: MEMACSEKQVMVVGIDDSEHSSYALGWTLDHFFVPCASNPTFKLVVVHAKPTPTSAVGLAGPGAAEVLPMVEADLKKIAARVVEKAKELCISKSVNDVTVEVVEGDGRNVLCEAVERHHASILVVGSHGYGAIKRAVLGSVSDYCAHHAHCTVMIVKRPKIKH, from the exons ATGGAAATGGCGTGCTCGGAGAAGCAAGTGATGGTGGTAGGGATCGACGACAGCGAGCACAGCTCATACGCGCTGGGGTGGACGCTGGACCACTTCTTCGTCCCCTGTGCCTCCAACCCTACTTTCAAGCTCGTAGTCGTCCACGCCAAGCCCACTCCCACCTCCGCCGTCGGCCTCGCCGGTCCCG GAGCGGCCGAGGTTTTGCCGATGGTAGAAGCCGATTTGAAGAAGATCGCTGCCCGAGTCGTTGAAAAGGCCAAGGAACTTTGCATCAGTAAAtcg GTGAATGATGTGACAGTGGAGGTTGTGGAAGGAGATGGTAGGAATGTTCTCTGTGAGGCCGTGGAGAGACACCATGCATCCATTTTGGTTGTTGGTAGTCATGGCTATGGAGCCATTAAGAG GGCTGTTTTAGGCAGTGTCAGTGACTACTGTGCTCATCATGCTCACTGCACCGTGATGATTGTGAAGAGGCCCAAAATCAAACACTAA